A single uncultured Methanolobus sp. DNA region contains:
- a CDS encoding metal-dependent hydrolase, protein MPYPAFHLSFFIFCVSLVGIFAIAGSGFRKEMTFKDVKHLSLLLFVGSVGSVFPDVPAVWNYVLHGTLQHTRIGSVPTHSLFFGLVAFILAFLLGYAVYRNTSKASSIGIFAEAAFLSHLLLDDIADGGLTYLYPVYNEPLSIFAFMNVRLSGVDFFYYNFACFVSVFFIFCVMFMALLALKDLGFGFRYEPVE, encoded by the coding sequence ATGCCATATCCAGCATTTCATCTGTCATTCTTCATTTTCTGTGTGTCCCTTGTGGGAATATTTGCAATAGCAGGAAGTGGCTTTAGAAAAGAGATGACATTTAAGGATGTAAAACACCTGAGTCTGCTGCTCTTTGTTGGTAGCGTGGGTTCGGTGTTCCCGGATGTGCCTGCGGTATGGAACTATGTTTTGCACGGAACTCTTCAGCATACCAGGATAGGTTCGGTTCCAACCCATTCATTGTTCTTTGGACTTGTGGCATTCATACTGGCATTCCTGCTAGGATATGCTGTATACAGAAATACTTCCAAAGCTTCGTCCATTGGTATCTTTGCAGAGGCTGCTTTCCTGTCACATCTTCTGCTTGATGATATTGCAGATGGCGGACTTACTTACCTGTATCCGGTCTATAATGAGCCTCTTAGTATCTTTGCTTTCATGAACGTGAGACTTTCCGGTGTGGATTTCTTCTACTATAACTTTGCCTGCTTTGTTTCTGTGTTCTTTATATTCTGTGTGATGTTCATGGCTTTGCTGGCTTTGAAGGATCTGGGCTTTGGGTTCAGGTATGAGCCTGTGGAATGA
- a CDS encoding type II toxin-antitoxin system HicA family toxin has product MPEFPVTSGKKAIKALTKMGFVVVRQKGSHVFLQRGQDTVTMPLHSPLKKGTLNSVLKQGNVPLEEFLYYLK; this is encoded by the coding sequence GTGCCTGAATTTCCAGTAACTTCAGGAAAGAAAGCTATTAAAGCCCTGACAAAAATGGGCTTTGTTGTTGTCAGGCAAAAAGGAAGCCACGTCTTTTTGCAGCGTGGACAGGATACTGTAACTATGCCGTTGCACAGTCCTCTTAAAAAGGGAACTCTCAACAGCGTTCTCAAACAGGGCAATGTTCCTTTGGAAGAGTTTCTGTATTATTTGAAATAA
- a CDS encoding tetratricopeptide repeat protein, producing MSKQIIDSIHRLLRSASLSLEKQKYDKVLEILEKAEKQLKGKDEPQLVHMTLLLKGRVYEDTEKLNEALDIYKNAFELSSELFFKDRADHTSQEALADSILSVARILGKIDENALAEGICENEKAIFGKICEEYAGLFSYKPDDIEYLANYLRIGSGIVFCYMVALRAESQLPLVLDIMDTYGKIIELDPDDPDISDGLHALAEQFADYCMDHGHTEEAKQVYGKLQDISENVLNSRPDDDVLVGLMVNTYNLMASFYAKISETEQACQYYMKSLSMLDSRLSGEDDNHFYLLSRSRMFVKMGLLFSGSEDYDKARLYYGEALEVFEDLFELPQKYGFLFDDYIELLEDIAVFFEENGPFNEALRCYLNEVRVFNSMIEADIDVTDNKLYIADTYDQIAKLYGFEEDTEKAKEYFEKELAVYDELHLEDPEEADYDIDIARTFDSMGLLYSDSDEELAKDYYQKALDIFKRVGAEAPGHVGMLLGNVRTLKNLGNFYNDRDQYDTAISFLRQAIDILEEIVKGSPDKGVLFVELGKLYTALAGIYDITGAAAMSGEFHAKAIDKYSYLLFDENCTLYTRDRLAGEILLTGSVYMHAEKYDVSMSYLELCNRYYENICKRDMSNIEIVECLARTLRQIGFIKFSTGLPEEAISKYESSLVLLEVAARDNADDLVILSNTATAYVWLAEAYCAVDKLELSKQAFEKSIDTLEDILAKYPEQHYLFLDLQIKAFSGYADVLSKAGKTEEAIVYDTKAKELRSDFEKLFQDDECISD from the coding sequence ATGTCCAAACAGATCATTGATTCTATTCACCGCTTGCTGAGGTCTGCCTCTTTATCCCTTGAAAAACAAAAGTATGACAAAGTTCTTGAGATCCTGGAAAAGGCTGAAAAACAATTAAAAGGCAAAGATGAACCTCAACTTGTCCATATGACTCTGCTGCTTAAAGGAAGGGTGTATGAGGATACTGAAAAGCTGAATGAAGCTCTGGATATTTACAAAAATGCTTTTGAGCTTTCATCAGAGTTGTTCTTTAAAGATCGTGCTGATCATACATCTCAGGAAGCTCTTGCAGATTCTATTCTTTCGGTTGCCCGCATTCTTGGGAAAATTGATGAAAATGCACTTGCTGAGGGCATTTGTGAAAATGAGAAAGCGATATTTGGGAAAATATGTGAGGAATATGCGGGGCTCTTTAGTTATAAGCCGGATGATATTGAATATTTAGCCAATTACTTAAGGATAGGTTCAGGTATTGTGTTCTGCTACATGGTGGCTCTGAGGGCTGAAAGCCAGTTACCGCTTGTACTGGATATCATGGACACCTATGGGAAGATAATAGAATTGGATCCAGATGACCCGGATATTTCCGATGGTCTGCATGCGCTGGCAGAGCAGTTTGCAGATTACTGCATGGACCATGGTCATACGGAAGAAGCAAAGCAGGTATATGGGAAATTGCAGGATATTTCTGAAAACGTTCTTAACAGCAGGCCAGATGATGACGTGCTGGTCGGTTTGATGGTGAATACATACAATCTTATGGCTTCTTTCTACGCTAAGATCAGTGAGACGGAACAAGCTTGTCAATATTATATGAAATCTCTTTCCATGCTTGATAGCCGTCTTAGCGGGGAAGATGACAATCATTTCTACCTACTTTCCCGCAGCAGAATGTTTGTGAAAATGGGGCTGCTTTTTTCAGGATCTGAAGATTACGACAAAGCAAGACTCTATTATGGGGAGGCACTGGAAGTTTTCGAAGATCTCTTTGAGTTGCCACAGAAATATGGTTTTTTATTTGATGATTATATTGAACTGCTTGAGGATATTGCGGTATTCTTTGAGGAAAACGGTCCATTCAATGAAGCGCTCAGATGCTATCTGAATGAGGTACGGGTCTTTAATTCCATGATAGAAGCAGATATAGATGTAACCGATAATAAATTGTATATTGCAGATACCTATGACCAGATAGCAAAGCTATATGGGTTTGAAGAAGATACGGAAAAAGCAAAAGAATACTTTGAAAAAGAACTGGCTGTTTATGATGAACTGCATTTGGAGGATCCGGAAGAGGCCGACTATGATATAGACATTGCACGTACTTTCGATTCCATGGGACTTCTTTACTCAGACAGTGACGAGGAGCTTGCAAAGGACTACTATCAGAAAGCTCTGGATATCTTTAAGCGTGTAGGTGCTGAGGCTCCTGGACATGTGGGAATGTTGCTGGGTAATGTAAGAACTCTGAAAAACCTTGGCAACTTCTATAATGACCGGGATCAATATGATACTGCAATTTCCTTCCTGCGCCAGGCTATTGATATTCTTGAGGAAATAGTAAAAGGCTCACCGGATAAGGGCGTGCTTTTTGTGGAACTTGGAAAGCTGTACACTGCTCTGGCTGGTATCTATGATATTACAGGGGCTGCAGCTATGTCAGGGGAATTCCACGCAAAAGCGATTGATAAGTACTCATATCTTCTTTTTGATGAAAACTGTACCCTGTATACCAGGGATCGGCTGGCAGGGGAGATCCTGCTTACAGGTAGTGTTTACATGCATGCCGAAAAATATGATGTCTCAATGTCATATCTGGAACTTTGCAACAGATATTATGAGAATATCTGCAAAAGGGATATGAGCAACATTGAAATTGTGGAGTGTCTCGCCAGGACACTGCGGCAGATAGGGTTCATTAAGTTCAGTACCGGCTTGCCGGAAGAGGCCATCAGTAAGTATGAGAGTTCTTTGGTACTTCTGGAAGTTGCAGCCAGGGATAATGCTGATGATCTGGTTATTCTGAGCAATACCGCAACGGCATATGTGTGGCTTGCAGAGGCCTACTGTGCTGTTGATAAGTTAGAGTTGTCAAAGCAGGCTTTTGAAAAGTCAATTGATACGCTGGAAGATATCCTGGCAAAATACCCGGAACAGCATTATTTATTCCTTGACCTGCAGATAAAAGCGTTTAGCGGATATGCAGATGTTCTTTCCAAGGCAGGAAAGACTGAAGAAGCTATAGTATATGATACTAAGGCCAAAGAGCTGCGCAGTGATTTTGAAAAGTTGTTTCAGGATGACGAGTGCATTAGTGATTGA
- a CDS encoding type II toxin-antitoxin system HicB family antitoxin has product MMTKYTAYIEKDPETGCYVAIVPGIPGAHTQADTLDELNVRLKEVIELCLEEMDPEEKVSIPEFVGVSQIEVTV; this is encoded by the coding sequence ATGATGACTAAATATACTGCATATATAGAGAAGGATCCTGAAACCGGCTGCTATGTTGCTATCGTACCAGGAATTCCCGGAGCTCATACCCAGGCTGACACACTTGACGAACTGAATGTCAGGTTGAAAGAGGTTATCGAACTTTGTCTTGAAGAAATGGATCCCGAAGAAAAAGTCTCTATCCCTGAGTTTGTGGGCGTTTCACAGATAGAGGTAACTGTATGA
- a CDS encoding glycosyltransferase family 2 protein has translation MTIVAVIPAFNEEIAIGSVIARSRQYVDEVLVVDDGSVDCTAKIAELMGATVIRHEQNSGKGVALRTAFRWAQHNDVDVVVTLDADGQHNPDEISGVLAPILEEDADVVNGARFLDGHCIDVPKYRRVGQEVLTFATNITCDVKLNDSQSGFRAFSKKTFGVFKFSDEGMGVESEMISDAAAAGFKIVEVPISCRYDVDGSSLNPVKHGFSVLNCIVNQFQRKHPLLYFGLPGVALTVVGLFLGFWTVYGYKVGDSFWIGKSLLAMTFILLGTFSIFSGLILNSLALHINQISKKDV, from the coding sequence ATGACTATAGTTGCTGTGATCCCTGCATTTAATGAGGAAATTGCTATTGGGAGCGTTATTGCTCGATCGAGGCAATATGTTGATGAAGTTCTAGTTGTTGATGATGGCAGTGTAGATTGCACTGCAAAAATTGCAGAATTGATGGGCGCAACTGTTATTCGCCATGAGCAGAATTCTGGAAAAGGAGTGGCCCTTCGCACTGCTTTCAGGTGGGCTCAGCATAATGATGTAGATGTAGTGGTTACTCTTGATGCAGATGGGCAACACAACCCTGATGAGATCAGTGGTGTGCTGGCCCCGATTCTGGAGGAGGATGCCGATGTTGTAAATGGTGCACGCTTTCTTGATGGACATTGCATCGATGTTCCAAAATACCGTAGAGTAGGACAGGAAGTTCTTACGTTTGCTACTAATATCACATGTGATGTAAAATTGAATGATTCACAAAGTGGTTTCAGGGCATTTAGCAAAAAAACATTTGGTGTTTTCAAGTTTAGCGATGAAGGGATGGGTGTTGAATCTGAAATGATCTCAGATGCAGCTGCTGCAGGCTTTAAGATAGTTGAAGTTCCGATCAGTTGCAGATACGATGTGGATGGTTCATCTCTTAACCCGGTAAAGCATGGATTTTCCGTATTGAATTGTATTGTAAACCAGTTTCAGAGAAAACATCCATTGTTGTATTTTGGTTTACCGGGTGTTGCACTCACAGTTGTAGGATTATTTTTAGGTTTTTGGACTGTTTATGGGTACAAAGTAGGAGATTCATTCTGGATAGGTAAGTCTCTATTGGCCATGACTTTTATTCTGCTTGGAACATTCAGCATTTTCAGTGGCCTAATCTTGAATTCTCTGGCTCTTCACATTAATCAAATAAGCAAGAAGGATGTGTAA
- a CDS encoding type II toxin-antitoxin system HicB family antitoxin: MQYTIVLEIAEEGGYTVRCLELPAAISEGDTKKEALENIKEAIELVLEVTKEQAGVLGEITKVDVASA; encoded by the coding sequence ATGCAGTATACAATAGTTCTTGAGATCGCAGAGGAAGGAGGATACACTGTCCGCTGTCTGGAACTCCCGGCAGCGATAAGTGAAGGCGATACTAAAAAAGAAGCACTGGAAAACATCAAAGAAGCCATTGAGCTTGTGCTTGAAGTTACAAAGGAGCAGGCTGGGGTTCTTGGCGAAATAACTAAGGTTGATGTTGCAAGTGCCTGA
- a CDS encoding type II toxin-antitoxin system HicA family toxin, translating into MEKILHKIGFEKTRQKGSHAFYRHADCRTTTIPFHSNKKLARPLKEQHLMK; encoded by the coding sequence ATGGAAAAGATATTACACAAGATTGGTTTTGAAAAGACCCGTCAAAAAGGTAGTCATGCATTTTACAGGCATGCAGATTGTAGAACAACTACGATCCCTTTTCACTCAAACAAAAAACTTGCACGTCCTCTCAAAGAGCAACACTTAATGAAATAA
- a CDS encoding ATP-binding protein: MAIKSEFINRTKELEYIENEYSKGDFRFISLIGRRRLGKTRFIGKFLEGKEKYCYILIPEFNGPDTRMEVAKSLHESFGISFLGLPSWDEIFESLFSFSCEERIIVVFDEFQRFSRIDNSIFSYLQKHIDRAASNSKLFLMVSGSSIGMMHQIFEYASPLYGRRTGQMFFDAFTFSALTDWFPELSLDMCVYIYSIYGGTPKYLEDVESSVLEDNIKALLSGTSVLYNEPEVLLKTELRESNTYFNILKNIASGIVRSSEIAESSGIKSTSIDYYLNILINDLDLVRKEVPVCDKNSSRKAVYWINDNFFRFWFRFIYPSISELEIGSYERVMRKIDSELDTFTAPVFEDICKQFLIELNRNELLPFVFEKIGRQWGKFKGEPGKNVYEIDLVAINSNSKEILLTECKWNKQKVGSEVITELLYKAEYVNWYSRERKEYFAVFSRSGFTSAAQSLAKERGVLLFDLGDIGGVMG; the protein is encoded by the coding sequence ATGGCAATAAAATCTGAATTCATTAATCGTACAAAAGAACTGGAGTACATCGAGAATGAATATTCTAAAGGTGATTTCAGGTTTATTTCTCTAATTGGAAGAAGGCGGCTCGGCAAAACAAGATTTATTGGAAAGTTTCTTGAGGGAAAAGAAAAGTATTGTTATATACTGATCCCTGAATTCAATGGTCCGGATACAAGGATGGAGGTTGCAAAGAGTCTGCATGAGAGTTTTGGTATAAGCTTTCTGGGTTTACCTTCGTGGGATGAGATATTTGAAAGTTTATTCTCTTTTTCTTGTGAAGAACGGATAATTGTTGTATTTGATGAGTTTCAGCGATTCTCCCGGATAGATAATAGTATTTTTTCCTATTTGCAAAAACATATTGACAGGGCAGCCTCAAATTCTAAATTGTTCCTGATGGTGTCTGGTTCTTCTATCGGTATGATGCACCAGATATTTGAGTATGCTTCTCCCTTATATGGTCGAAGAACCGGACAGATGTTTTTCGATGCTTTCACGTTTTCTGCATTGACAGACTGGTTTCCTGAGTTATCTCTGGACATGTGTGTATATATCTATTCGATATATGGCGGGACACCCAAATATCTTGAAGATGTAGAGTCTTCTGTTTTAGAAGACAATATCAAAGCTCTCCTTTCAGGAACAAGCGTGTTGTATAATGAACCTGAGGTACTACTTAAAACAGAACTCAGAGAAAGTAATACTTATTTCAATATATTGAAAAACATTGCTTCCGGCATTGTGAGGTCTTCGGAGATCGCAGAAAGTTCGGGTATTAAAAGCACTTCTATTGATTACTATCTTAATATTCTTATCAACGACCTGGATCTTGTACGTAAGGAAGTTCCGGTATGTGATAAGAACTCATCCCGTAAGGCTGTCTACTGGATAAATGACAATTTCTTCAGGTTCTGGTTCCGTTTTATATATCCATCTATCTCCGAACTGGAGATCGGAAGTTATGAAAGGGTTATGCGTAAGATCGACTCTGAGCTTGATACCTTTACAGCTCCTGTATTTGAGGATATATGTAAGCAGTTCCTTATTGAGCTGAACAGGAATGAGCTTCTTCCTTTTGTATTTGAGAAAATTGGCAGACAGTGGGGCAAGTTCAAAGGAGAGCCAGGAAAGAACGTATATGAAATAGATCTTGTTGCTATCAATTCGAACTCAAAGGAAATATTGTTAACTGAGTGTAAATGGAACAAACAGAAGGTGGGTTCGGAGGTTATAACGGAACTTCTGTATAAGGCAGAATATGTAAACTGGTATTCCCGGGAAAGAAAAGAATATTTTGCAGTGTTTTCAAGATCAGGTTTTACTTCGGCTGCGCAGTCACTTGCAAAGGAAAGGGGTGTATTGCTCTTTGATCTTGGAGATATTGGGGGTGTTATGGGTTAG
- a CDS encoding glycosyltransferase, producing the protein MVVIDESEELFSKINDYIKINNYDNVITLFNPENKGLSYSRNLGLSKANGEIIAFIDDDAVPYPYWAKSIIETFETDDNIGAATGDIVPLWENESMSWFPYELRWMISCSYVMTPSSKQEVERGFGTNMVFRKIVFEKMGVFDTNFGINGKKWVGGEDTDMFLRVKKLGMQVIFNPDIRIHHKIYSHRIYLKNIMKRAYNGGYSVALMKKRVNYELSDSTENKYLGKLCKYGLKSLFGTFSLKPLIPFKQFIYVSSVLTFEFVGFSVGYFEK; encoded by the coding sequence ATTGTTGTTATTGATGAAAGTGAAGAGTTATTTTCAAAAATTAATGACTACATTAAAATAAACAACTATGATAATGTGATCACATTATTTAATCCTGAAAACAAAGGTTTATCGTACAGCAGGAATTTAGGTTTAAGTAAAGCTAACGGTGAGATCATAGCTTTTATAGATGATGATGCTGTTCCTTATCCTTATTGGGCAAAATCAATAATTGAAACTTTTGAGACCGATGATAATATAGGGGCAGCAACTGGTGATATTGTTCCTCTTTGGGAAAATGAAAGTATGTCCTGGTTTCCATATGAACTCCGTTGGATGATAAGCTGTTCGTATGTGATGACTCCTTCCTCTAAACAAGAAGTCGAACGTGGTTTTGGTACAAACATGGTTTTTAGAAAAATTGTGTTTGAAAAAATGGGTGTTTTCGATACAAACTTTGGTATAAATGGCAAAAAATGGGTTGGTGGTGAAGATACTGACATGTTTTTGCGTGTCAAAAAACTTGGAATGCAAGTTATTTTCAATCCTGATATAAGGATTCATCACAAAATATATTCTCACAGAATTTATCTAAAGAATATCATGAAAAGAGCATATAATGGTGGTTATTCTGTTGCCTTGATGAAAAAACGTGTTAATTATGAACTAAGTGATTCAACAGAAAACAAATATCTGGGTAAATTATGCAAATATGGACTAAAATCACTTTTTGGAACCTTTAGTTTGAAACCCTTGATTCCTTTCAAACAATTTATATACGTGAGTTCTGTTCTTACGTTTGAATTTGTTGGTTTTTCAGTTGGTTACTTTGAAAAATAA